In Bythopirellula goksoeyrii, a single window of DNA contains:
- a CDS encoding cytochrome c oxidase subunit 3, protein MSDDHHAPQFDYQPALPIPNGKAFMWLFLSTEIMFFAGLIGTYIVLRFGAIAWPSTHDVHLAEIWGATNTFVLICSSVTVVLALEAAKKNNASSAKGWMLLTFLLGLIFLGIKMYEYSAKFSHGIYPQLPHSQIYEKPDVYYAQGVRTRLMTLKTDLENKTDKTEEDTDRLSLVDDLLRKVDAAEVTLRSEPDSPAGRVKLFELADEIYPRASIHEHRPTASHATTSNSQFHLVATEQESPESGGHLEGLNDRYPWLKLPIMIPGGNMWASTYFLLTGFHALHVVVGLIAFAILLSMTLDRAAFGTIENVGLYWHFVDLVWIFLFPLLYLF, encoded by the coding sequence ATGTCCGACGACCATCACGCACCGCAATTCGACTATCAGCCGGCGTTGCCCATTCCCAATGGCAAGGCCTTCATGTGGTTGTTTCTGTCGACCGAAATTATGTTTTTCGCCGGGTTGATTGGCACTTATATCGTGTTGCGATTTGGTGCGATTGCCTGGCCATCGACCCACGATGTTCACCTCGCGGAAATCTGGGGTGCCACGAATACTTTCGTGCTGATCTGCTCCAGTGTGACGGTCGTGTTGGCCTTGGAAGCCGCCAAGAAGAATAATGCTTCTAGTGCCAAGGGTTGGATGTTGTTGACATTTCTCTTGGGGCTCATTTTCCTTGGGATCAAGATGTATGAGTATAGCGCCAAGTTTTCCCATGGCATCTATCCCCAGTTGCCTCATAGTCAGATCTACGAAAAGCCCGATGTGTACTATGCCCAGGGGGTACGCACTCGGCTCATGACGCTCAAAACCGATTTAGAGAACAAGACGGACAAGACCGAAGAAGACACCGACCGCTTGAGTCTCGTCGATGATCTGCTCCGCAAGGTCGATGCCGCTGAAGTAACGCTTCGTAGCGAACCCGATTCGCCGGCCGGGAGGGTCAAGTTGTTCGAGCTTGCTGACGAGATTTACCCTCGAGCGAGCATCCACGAACATCGCCCCACGGCTTCCCACGCTACCACGAGCAATTCGCAGTTTCATTTGGTAGCGACTGAACAAGAATCTCCCGAGAGTGGCGGTCACCTGGAAGGTCTCAACGACAGGTATCCCTGGCTGAAACTGCCGATCATGATTCCCGGCGGCAATATGTGGGCGAGTACCTACTTCTTGCTCACGGGATTTCATGCCTTGCACGTGGTAGTGGGGTTGATCGCCTTCGCCATTTTACTTTCGATGACGCTCGACCGCGCTGCGTTTGGTACCATCGAAAACGTGGGCCTCTATTGGCACTTCGTCGACCTGGTGTGGATCTTTCTGTTCCCATTGCTCTACCTGTTTTAA